In Candidatus Hydrogenedentota bacterium, the sequence ATCCAGGGCAGCCTCGACATCGAACGCGGGCCGGTGCTTCGCTTCGCGGTACTGCGTTTCGGGCGCGGCCGGCCCGACGCAGTCATCGCGGCCGTTCATCACCTCGTTATCGACGCGGTTTCGTGGCGTATCGTCCTGGAGGACCTCGAGCGCGCATACGACCAGATTATGCGCGGCGTGCCGAATACCTTCTTGCCAAAGACGACATCGTTCAAACACTGGTCGACCCGACTGAGCGCGCTTGCGGCGCACGATAGAACGGGCGTCGGCGCACGCTATTGGCGGGCCCACTGCGACGACCCAGCGCCCGCCATCCCGACCGAACTTGCCGCCGGCCCGAATTCCAGCGGATCAAGCTCGACACTGCACGTTGCTCTGGACGCGGACCGTGCCACAAAATTATTCGATCGCTTTAACCATGCAGACGGAGCGCACCTGCTCGATGCGCTGGCCGCAGGATTGGCGGGCGCGTTCGTCGAATGGACCGGAGGCGACGCGTTCGCATTCAACCTGGAAACACACGGACGCGAACATTCCTTCGATGACGTCGATCTCTCGCGTACCGTCGGCTGGTTTACGTCGCTCATACCGGTCCGCTTGCACATCGACGCGAACGCCGATACTCCGTCGCGCGTCGCGCACGTGGCGGCACAACTCCACGAAGCCCGGAAACACGCGTTGGACTTCGGCGTTCGGCGCTTTCTCGCTGATGATAATCCGGCCCGCAGCGACCTCCCACGATTCGCCGACGTGAGTTTCAATTACATGGGTGACATAGATCGGTTGTCGCCGGCGGGACGCCTGTTTACGACGGATTCCTTGTCGCAGAATTTTCGCGGCAACTATCATCCCGAGTCGGAGCGCGCGTGTCTGATAGAAATCAATGGTTTCGCGCACGACCGCACCCTGCATTTCTATTGGACCTACAGCGCCAACCGACACCGCCCAGATACCATTGCGCGTCTCGCGAACACGTTTATTCAACAACTCGAGACAATCGCGGACGCCCACGTCGGCGCGCCGGCTCCGCCGAAGAGCATTGCCGAAACGTTCAATTTCGCGGAGATGGGTACGCTGATTCCGATTAAGCCAACGGGATCGCGTCCCCCATTCTTCTGTGTACCGGGCGGTGGCGGCGTCGTCTTTCCGTTCTACAACCTGGTGCCATATCTCGACGCCGATCAGCCGCTTTACGGTCTGCAGGACCCGAGCCTAGACGAAAACGTCGCCCCATTCGAACGGGTCGAGGACCTCGCGGCGTTTTACCTGGATCGCATGCGTTCGGTGCAACCGCACGGGCCCTACTACGTCGCCGGCTGGTCCTTCGGCGGGGCAGTCGCGTACGAGATCGCACAACAAGCCGTCCACGCGGGCGAAGACGTCGCGCTCGTAGCAATCATGGACCAACTGGCGCCTCCCCTGCTCGAGACCCGCGGTACGTTGCGCCAGCGTCTCGGCAAGATCGTCCCGGCGATCGCCGTGCTCGGGCGCACGGTAAAGGGCAGTTTTCCGTACGTGCGCGACGGGCTCTATCTCGTCTTTAGCCGCGACCGTCAAAACGGAAATGGCGGCGCCGGCAGAATCTCGCTCGTCGACTACTTCACATGGGCTTGGCGTGACGCCTTGTTCAAATCGTTCCTGCAGCAGGCCGACATCGCGCGCGTGGCCGTGGCGGACTCGAGTTACGTGAAGTTCAAACAACCGGCGACCATGCGCGTCATGTACGTGTTGCGCTCGCACGTGCGCGCACTCAAATTCTACCGGGCCCGGCCGTTCCCCGGTGTCGTCGACGTCTTCCGCTCTATCGACGATTGGAAAGACCTAAAACTGGACGACGACGAGGATCTGGGATGGGGTGCGCTCGCGGAAGGCGGCATACGGGTCCATCGCATCAGTGGGAGCCACGTCACGCTCATGCGCAAACCACACATCTTTGAGTTTGCGCACAACCTTAACGAGCGACTGCGCGAAACGCAGCCCGCGAAGCGCTACGACGGAGTTTCTTCGGCGATTAGGTAAATGCGAGAGCGAAGAGAACCACGAGCATAAGGAGCGCTACGCCGATTCCCCAGCTCGAGTTGTATCCCCACGATCCGCCGCTTCCAAATGTAAATCGGTAACAGTCCATTTCGACAACCATGTTCGCGTGCAGTCCACGCGCCCGGCTCCTTCCCTATTATCCAACATTTCGGCCCCGCGCGTATCTTTCCGCGAAATGATTCCTGCCAGGAGGAATCTGCCGCTGGCTGGAAATAAGTGCCGTAGTGAACGGACACCGAACCGCAAGTACATACTACATAACTAATTTGTTTTCATATACTTATGAGATAAGCACGGATAGGCATGCACATTGCGTCAGCGAATGGCGAGAGTCTTTTGACGGAGAGACTTTCACAGGTGGTGGGGCGACCCGGACGCGGGTCGCCTCGCTTTACGAAATCACTTGACGGAGACGACGGTGGCCTTTGAGGGTGTAAGCAGTGTTCGCTTGTTACAGGACGCGATGCGCGTGTGTGTCCAGAACCACACGGTCATCGCGAACAACATTGCGAACGCGGACACCCCGAATTTTACCCCGTCGAAACTCGATTTTCAGGGTACTCTGCAAGAGACCTTAGGGGGGCGCGGCCGTTTCTCCCTCCGCAAGACTCAGGCCCGCCACCTTGACATTTCCCGCGAAATTCCGCGTTTTGAGCATATTGCACTTTCGAGCAAGAATGACTACAATAAAGTCGACCTAGAACAAGAGATGGCCGATCTTTCCGAAAATACCGGAAAGTACACAATATATGGTAGTCTCTTGGTCAAGCAGTTTAAGCAGGCCAAGGACATGTTGGCGGGCCTTCGGTAGGGGAGTGCGAAGCGGTTGATGCGTAAAGGGTTTCGCTCGTGCTAGAAGCGGTTTCGGCAAAAGAGATTGCGGTCAGCGGCCTCAAGGCCCAGCGTACCCGCATGAATCTTATCGCGAACAACATCGCCAACGCCCTCACCCCCACGACCGCCAAGGGCGGGGCATTCCGTCGGCAACTGGCCATTCTCAGCGGCGAAGGCATCAAGAGCGGCATCCTGCCGAACAAGCTTGGCGTAAAGGTCGAGCGCGTAATGTCCGACCCGTCGCCATTCCGGCAGGTTTACGAACCGAGTAATCCGTATGCAAACGCGGACGGATACGTCGAGTATCCAAACGTTGACCTTGCGGTGGAGATGGCGGACCTGGTTTCGGCCCAGCGCGCATACGAGGCGAACATCGCTGTAATCGTTTCGAGCCGGCGTATGGCGCAGAAAGCGCTCGAGATAATTCAGGTGTAAGGAAAGTGGAACGGACGTAACGGACAAGAGGGACTTGAAGGGGCGACAGCCCCAAGGGACCCATGAGTTTGTAAATCAAAATGGCTGACCCACTCAACATCAGCGGCATCACCCCAGGGCGGATCGAGATCGATCCGTCCAAGATGCGGACGCCCGCGCCATCGTCTGCGCCGGTTGAGGGCAAATCATTCAAGGACGTACTTGCCGATTCAATCGGTGAAGTGCAACGCCTGCAGTCCGAGGCGGACACGACAATCAAGAAACTGGTGTCCGGCGAAATCAAAGACGTTACGGAAGCCATGGTCGCCGTTGAGAAGGCAGACGTGTCGTTTCAAACGATGATGGCCGTGCGTAACAAGATAGTGGCCGCGTACGAAGAGATTATGCGGATGCAGGTATAGCAGTGCGGCGCCGGGCTGTCCGGCGCCGAACGAACGAGAGACAGGCCTGTGAGTATTCTCCGTCGACTCAAGGCCGGCATCGAGGCCCAGTGGCGCGCATTGCCACTGTGCGATCGGCGCCGGTGCATGCTGGTATCGGTTCTGGTGCCTCTGGCGGCCGTTACCGCCTACGACGCGCGCCCGCGATCGGACGAGTTCGAGGCCTTGGCCTCGGGGCTGACATCGTCGGAATCGAGCGCGGTGCTCGGGCACCTCGAAAACCGGCACGTTCCCTACGTTTTGATGGACGGCGGGCAGACTGTGATGGTGCCGGCCACCCAGCGCGCGGAGTTGACAGTTGAATTGACTCGATTGGCCCTGATGCGGGACGGGCTGTTTCCCGCTGGCGGGGACATAGGCCTGAGGGCGGACCGAACGACGCGGGAAATGGAATTGGCGGACTGGAATCGTCCCCGTGCGCAGGCGCAGGCACGCGGTGCTTCGGAGCAGTAACGCAGTTACGAACACACACGCGAATAAGCGCTGAAATGCAGTAAGGGGAACAGCCGTGTTGCAATTTGCTCGTCAATTTCTCGCGGGGCTAGTGCTGGCGTGGGACCGTTTGTCCGCCAGCGCCCGAGTGACGGTCGCGGTGGCATTCCTTTTCACCGTGGCAATTATCGCGGCCATGGTGACGATCGGCAGCCGCCCGCAGTATGTCGAACTCTATTCCGGATTGTCGCCGCAAGACATGCTTGCGGTGCAGAGCCGCCTCGATCAGGAGGGCGTCCCGTGGCAGTTGGACGCGTCCGGCAAGTCTATCAAGGTCCCGCTCCAGCATCGCAGCGACATGATGGTCAAAATCGGCGGCGCGGGCATCGTGAAATCGCAGGGCGCCGCGCCGGGCATGGAGCTTTTCGACGACACAAACCTCATGCAGACGCAGTTTACGCAGGACGTGAACCTCATGCGCGCGAAGACCGGCGAGCTGCAGAATTTGCTGGGGCGCTACTCGTTCATCCGCGCCGCGTACGTGAGCATCGGTGAGGCAAGAGAAGAATTCTTCTCGGCGGACCAGCTTCCGATCCAAGCGAACGTAACGATCGACGTCGCGCAGAACCTGACGGAAGAGCAGGTTAGAGCCGTCATCAACACGGTCGCGTCGTCCATCGCCGGTCTATCCAAGGACCACATCAACCTCGCGACTACGGACGGCAACCTGCTGAAGCCCCTCGCCGACAACGATTTCGATTCTATCGCGAGCACCAAGCTCGACCTGGCGCGCAGCGAACGAAACCACTTGAAGCGTGAAGCGGAAGCCGCGTTGCGGGAATTCGGCATTCGCAGCGTCGTGACAGTCATGCTGGACGTGGACAACACGACAAAGAAAGAAACGAAGGAACAGATCGAGAAGGGCGTCGCGGTCAGCACGCTCAAGGTTAAGAACCAGACGAACAGTTCCGCCGCGTCGCCCTCCGGCCCCGCCGGCGCCCGGGCAAACCTGCCCGCGGACGCGCAGAACGCCGGCGGCGAATCGAATTCCCAGACGGAAACGCAGCAGCTCACCAACACCGAGCCTTCCCGCACCACCACGATCACCGAGTCTTCCCCCGGGAAGGTGACGGTAACCGGAGCGACGGTAATCGTCGAGGGCAAGTATGAAGATGAACTCGACGCGCAAGGCGCGGCCACGGGTAAGAAGACGTATGTGCCACCCGACAAGAAGAAACTCGAAACGTACCAAAACCTTGTGGCAACCGCAGTCGGCGTTACCGTCGACAAGGTGAAAATTAGCGACCATCCATTTGAGTTGCAGCAACTTGCGGCTGCAACACCCGCCGTCGCGGCGGCGGCAAGCCCACTTTCGTTCGGTGCGGTACAATTAGACGGGATATTGAAGATCGTGGCAGTGGCCCTGCTCTTCTTTGTCGTGCGATTCTTGGCGCTGCGCGCCACGGTCCGCAAGGCACAGATGGACGACAGCGTCGAGATCGAGCTGCCCAAGGCCAGCCCCGAAGAATTGCGCAAGCGCGAGATAGCGACCGAAGTGGAGCGCGTGTCGCAAGAGCAGCCGGAAGCGGTTGCGTCCTTGCTGCGTACGTGGCTGAGCGAGACGGAGGAGTAATCCGTTGCCGCCTAAAGCATTAAAGGAACTCGACGGCCGAACGAAGGCGGCGGTCTTTTTGGCATGCCTCGGCCCGAAAAACGCGAGCCGCGTTCTAGCGAAATTGAGCGAAGACGAGATCGAACAGCTCACGCTCGACCTATCGAGCCTCGGCGCGGTCGAACCGGAAATCCGCGAGAAAGTGGTGGAAGAATTCCACCAGATGTACCTCGCGAACCGTTACGTCACCGCGGGAGGCGTGGACTACGCGCGAAACCTGCTCGAATCTGCGCTCGGCCCTGAGCGCGCCATGGAAGTGCTCACGAAACTTCAGAGCAGCTTGACGGAGGTCCCCTTCGAATTCCTGAAGCGCGCGGACCCGTCGCAGATTTGCACATTCATACAGGACGAACATCCGCAGACGATCTCGCTCATTCTCGCGCACCTCTCGCCAAAAGTGTCGAGCATCGTGCTGTCCGCGCTGCCGCAGGACTTGCGCGCGGAAATCATCATGCGCATCGCGTCCATGGACCGGACCCCGCCGGAGATCGTGCGCGAAGTCGAGCGCGTGCTCGAACGCAAGATGGCGTCCGTGTTCAGCCAGGGTTTCACGTTTGCAGGCGGCGTGAAGGAAGTCGCGGAAATACTCAATAACATCGATCGCGGGTCCGAGAAGTCGATCATGGCGACGCTCTCCGAGCGCGACCCCGAGTTGGCCGAAGAGATCGCGCGGCTGATGTTCACGTTCGACGACGTGATCAAGGTGGACAACAGCGGCATTCAGAAAGCGCTGCGCGAGATCGACCAACGCGACCTTGCGCTGGCGCTCAAGACGGCGGGCGAGGACCTCGCCAACAAGATACTCAACAACATGTCCGAGCGCGCCCGCACCATGATTCGCGAGGAAATGGAGTACATGGGCCCGGTCAAACTAAAGAACGTCGAGGAAGCGCAGCAGAAGATCGTCAACATTATCCGCCGCCTCGAGGACGCCGGCGAAATCGTCATCAACCGCGGCGGCGCGGGTGGCGGCGACGAAATAGTCGTCTAGGCGCGGCGAGGATCGCGCATGTCGAAGGTCTTCAAATCTCAACGCGTGCCGGCCAAGAAGCGGCGCCGCGTCGAGAAGACCGTGGCCGCATTTTCGCGGCCCGATCTCGCGAGCGCGCCCGCGATCGACATGGACCCCACGGAACTCGAAACGCCGATGGAACGCGCCGAGCGCATGTACCAGGAAGCGTATGCCGCGGGCCGCGACGCCGGTATGGAGGCGGGTTTCGCCCAGTTCAAAGAACTCGTCGGCGAGGCACACAAGGCGCTCGATAGCGCGGCGCACGCGCTGCGCGAAGCCAACGCGGCGTTTCTCGAGTCCGTCGAACCCCAGGTCGTCGAGTTGGCGAAAGCGGTCGCGTCGCGCATCCTTCGGCGCGAATCGCGCACCGATGTCGAACTCGTCCGCAACACGGTCCGCGCCGCGTTGGAAAACCTCACCGAGCGTAAGCACGCAATTGTTCGGCTCAATCCGGGAGATATGCAGGCACTCACCGAGCGCGGCGTATCGTTGGAACAGTTCTTCGAATCGTTCGAGCGGGTCGACGTCATGCCCGACGAGTCCGTGCCGCATGGAGGGTGCACGGTGGAAACGAAGATGGTGGATATCGATGCGCGGCTGGATACGCAACTGATGCGCATCTTCGACGCGATCGAGGAATAGCCTGATGCCCGTCTCGCTCGAACGGCGCATGGAACGCGTGATGGCCGCGAGGCCCATCGCAGTGTACGGCAAGATTGTCGACGTCGTTGGTCTCACCATCGAGGCCACCGGACCGCCGATGCACATTGGCGATCTCTGCTACATTCGCCCCCCGCGCAACGGCGAAACCGTGCCCGCGGAAGTGGTGGGATTTCGCGGGAGCCGAATCTTGTTGATGCCGCTCGGCGATATCGCGGGCATCGCACCGAACAGCCTGGTCGAGCCGACGTTTCGCCCCCAGTCCGTGCGGGTCGGACTCGACTTGCTCGGGCGCGTAATCGGCAGCATGGGTAATCCGCTCGACGGCGGGCCGGCCCCTTCCGGCTCGTCGCACGTCTCGCTCTCGATGTCGCCGCCATCCCCGTTGACGCGGCGCCGCATCACCGAACCACTATCGACGGGCGTTCGTTCGATAGACGGATGCATTACCGTGGGCAAGGGACAGCGCGTAGGCATTCTCTCGGGCAGCGGCGTCGGCAAAAGCAAACTCATCGGAATGATTGCGCGCAACACGAGCGCGGACGTGAACGTCATCGCGCTTGTGGGCGAACGCGGTCGCGAAGTGCGCGAATTCATCGAAGGCGACCTCGGCCCGCACGGGCTGGCGCGATCGGTTGTCGTCGTAGCGACGTCAGACGAGCCGGCGCTGATGCGCATCAAGGGTGCGCTCGTTGCGACCGCCGTCGCGGAGTGGTTTCGCGATCAGGGCGCGGACGTCTTGCTCATGATGGACAGCGTGACGCGCTTCGCGATGGCGCAGCGCGAAGTCGGACTCGCCGTCGGCGAACCGCCTACCACGCGCGGCTACCCGCCGTCGGTGTACGCGCTGTTGCCGAAACTGCTCGAGCGCGCGGGCACGTCCGACAAGGGCAGCATCACCGGAATCTATTCCGTCCTTGTCGAGGCGGACGATTTGAACGATCCGGTCGGCGACGCGGTGCGCAGCATTCTCGACGGACACATTTCGCTGTCACGCGCGCTGGCCAGCCGCAACCATTATCCGGCCGTCGACGTGTTGGAAAGCATCAGTCGGTGTATGATTGACATTACGCCGGACACGCACCGATTGTTGGCGGGCGAGATTCGCAAAGTGCTCGCAACGTACCGCGACGCCGAGGATTTGATCAACATCGGCGCGTACGTCGAGGGAAGCAACCCGGAGATTGACCGCGCGGTGCGGCTCATGCCGGCCGTGCGCCGGTTCTTGCAGCAGGGCCTCAATGAATCGACCAAGTTCGCGGACATTCAGGCGCAGTTGCACAAGGCGGTAAAAGGGTAAAGGCCGTTGCCGAAGCCGTGGCAAAAATACGCCGTGTTGTTGCGCGTGCGCGAGCGGCAGGAACGTTTGAAAGCGCAGGCCCTCGCCGCCGCCCGGCGCGACGTGGGCCGCGCGCAGGCACAGCGCGACGCGTTGGCCGAGGAACAGCAGCGCGTGCTTGTCGAGGCCGGCAACGCGGCGAAACGTAACGTCGACGCGGCGAAGGTGCAGGCCTTCATTCATTACGAACGCCACATTGCGCGGCTCGCGGTTGACAAAGACGCGGAAATCTACTCGTTGAAATCAACTGCGGAAAAACGCCGCGCCGAACTCGAAGAGGCAATGAAGCGCCGTAGGGTCGTCGAACGGTTGAACGAGCGCGAGCGGCTCGCCTACCGCAATCATGTTTTGAAGGAAGAACAGAAGTTGCTCGATGAGACCGCGTCGGTCCAGGCCGCACTCGAGCGCAGGGCGGACCGCGCATGAAAGTCTTCGTCGCGCTGGTCATGGCCATCTTCGCTTTTGCGGCAACCATCGCGGGTGCCTTGTACCTCGCGGGCGGGTTCACGCAGGAAGGCATGCAAAAGCTGCTCGGCATTGAAGCGCCCAAACCGGAGGAAGCCGAACCGCCGTCAGCCGAACAAATTCCGGAAGTGGTCAAGGCGTTGAACGAGCGGGAAGCGGAACTGGCCGAGCGCGAGGCGGCGCTCAAAACCGAGGAAAAACGTATCCTGGAAACGCGCACGCAGTTGGAGGACTTGCGCACGACGCTTGAAGGCCTCGTCGCCGAGGCGACGAAATCGCTTGACGCCGCCGATTCGGACAAGTTCCAGCGGCTGCAAAACGTCGCCAACTCATTGGGCGCGATGGAGCCCGAATCCGCCGCGCAGGCCATGGAATCGTGGTTGCCCAACGACGCTGCCATCGTGCTGCAAATGATAGACGAAGAGGTGCGCGGCGAAATCCTGAACGCCATGCCGCCCGATAAATCCGCGTCTATCCTCACGGCCATGAAGGAAGTATCGGCACCGGCCGTCCCCGCGCAATAGCGCGATCCGCAGCACCTTCACGCAGTTCGCCACCGAACTGCCAGGACTCTCCCACTCCGCGCGACGGCGTGTGCCTGAGCGCGATTTGGATACCCCACGTTCGATTAGAAAGGAGGTGAAGTATGTGCAGATTAGTACGATTGAAGTACGAATCGAAGGCGTAGACCCGAAACCGCCCGCGAAGAAGGACGGCAAGGAAGACGCAGGCATCGAGTCTGCGTTTGCCGCGTTTTTCGCGGACGCGCAGCACGACGTACGTCAGAAATCGGTTGCGAAGAAAACCTCGAGCGAAGATGGAGACTCCGCCGAACGCGCCGGCTCCGTGGCGCACGACGGCGCAAAGCCGTTGCGTCCCGCGGCAGAGGATGCGCAGGAGGCGGCGCCGGATTCCGAAGTCGAATCTACGCCCGGCGGACCCGCTTCGCAGGCGAAAGCTGCCAATGCGGAAGTCTCGGATGATGCTATGTCGAAGGTCGTTGTCGTCTCGGACGGCGTCAAACGCAGTCACGTGAAGTACACGGTGTCGAAAGCGAACGCGCAGGCGGCAATTCATGTCGCAGCAAGTGCGACCGCTGCGGCCACGAAAACTGCCGCGAATGTAATGACGACGGAGGGAGCGCCGACGGTCACGTTGCCGCAGTCGAACGCAACAGTCGAAACGGCGGCAAAGGTTCCAGTAACCGCGCCCCCGCAAATTGCGTTTCCGATGAACCTGGCAGAAATGCCCGTGGTTGAGGCGGAGTTGACCGTGACGCCACCGCCACCAAAGACGATCGCGGAGGCTTCAACGGCAAAGGTCGACGCTGCAACGGACGTTGCGCAGGAAGGCGAATCGATCGACGTCGTGCCAACGGTCGAGGCAAACGTTTCAAGTGACGATGCTGAGTCCGATGGAGAACAGCCGTTGGGCGCCGGGCGCGAACGGCAGCCGCAGGTTACCGTGTCGAAGGCAACGACACACGCGGTAACTCCGCCGTCGGAATCGGTGAAGGCGGAGCGTTCTCCGCGAGCGAAGCCAACACCGGAAGTGCAGCCGGCGGAGACGCCAGTCGCGACAACCGGTGAGGAGGCAGTAACCACAAAGGCAGTCGATGTACCGCCTTCGGCCGAATCGGCCGCGAAAACGCCTGAGGCAGCGTCGAAGCCGGAACCGCAAGTCATTCGCAACGTAACGCAATTGGTCGTGCCGGACGGCTCGATCGTCGCAACCCAAAGCACGGAGACGCGAACCGAAGGCACGCAAGCGTCGGCGCAGCGTGAGGTAGTCGTGGTCGAAAAGGTCACGGTCCAGGCGTTGCCCGAACAGGCGGTGCGCGGCGTCCGTTACATGGCGGCGAACGGCGAACACACGATGCGTATTCGGCTCGTGCCGGAGTCGCTGGGCGAAGTGCGGCTTGAAGTGATCGCGTCGAAAGGCGAGGTCAGCGTCAAGCTCTCGAGCGCGAGCCCCGCGGTGCGCGAAATCCTGCAGACGCATGCGCAGGGTCTGCAGACCGCGATCGCGCAGGACAACCCGGGCGTCGTTCGCGTGACGGTTACGCCGGACGTGTCGAACGGCGCTTGGCTGTCGGGCAATGCCCAGCGCCACAGCGGGCAGCACGAAGGCGGCGCGCAGCAACGCGCCGGGACGCCGTCGTCGTATCACGCATCGAAACAGGACCCACCCAGTGCGTCGCGCCGCGAAACGGCGCACGCAGGAAACCTCAACGTGTACGTATAAGGAAAGGAACAAGAAACAATGAGTGTGTTATCCAGCATCGGATCGGAGCTGCGCAGTTTGCTCCGGCCCGTGGCGCGCGGCAGCGACGTTCTTTCGCCGCTGAGCAAGGCCGCCGCGAGCGATCCGGTCGAGGAGGCGTTGATGAAAGCCATCCAGACCAACAGCAGCCAGAAGGCCGGCGCCAGCGACACCGGTGCGTCGTCTACATCGACGGAACTCGGCAAGGACACGTTCCTGCAGTTGCTCGTCGAGCAGATGCGCTACCAGGACCCGCTCGCGCCGACGGACAACGCGCAGATGATCGCGCAGCTTGCCCAGTTTTCCGCGCTCGAACAGATGAATAACCTGAACGAGTCGTTCGAGGAGTTGAGCGGCAATCTCGATCAGCTCAATTTCCTGTCCGCGTCTTCCATGATTGGAAAGCATGTGGCGGGGATTGGCGCCGACGGCAGCACGATAACCGGTGTGGTCAGTGGCGTCACGATGAAAGGCAGCATCGTCTACCTGACCGTTGGCGACAAGCAACTGTCGATGGCGGGCGTGCAGACGATCTCGGACGCGGCATGATCAACCGAATCGAACTGCAAACGCGCGCGGCAAAGGCGGCGCCCGGTGCGTCATATAGCGCGAAGCCGGGCCCAACGGCCTTTGCCGACGTGTTCGCCGAGCAGTTGCGCGGCGGAAAGGCTGTGAAGTTCTCCGCCCACGCGACACAGCGGCTCGCCGACCGGCGCATCGCGTTGACGCAGAACGACGAAGCGAGCATCGCGCGCGCCGTGGACAAGGCGGCCGCGAAGGGCGCTCGAGAAACCCTGCTCCTCATGGACAAGCTCGCGCTCGTTGTGAGCGTGCCGAACCGCACCGTTATCACCGCCATGTCGCAACACGAACTTGGCGACACCGTATTCACCAACATCGACAGCGCAGTGCTGGTCGCCCCGGCGGCGACGGAACTGAGCGCTTGAGATGAAGACAGATCGCTTCAATGTTCGATGCATTCACGTTGCCATTTGTGCTCGTAATCGTAATCGTGCTCGTAATCGTAATCGATTTCTCGATCCGAAAACGGCCATACCGCATTCGCGTGTACGAAAGGCAAGTAACAAGACTGAAAACATGGGCTGGTCCCCGTTTGTGGGGGAGCCCTCTATCGCGCCGCGGACTGACTGAAGCGGCGCAAACCACAGGGAGTTTCCAAGTATGGGTTCAGCAATTTACGCGGGTGTGACGGGATTGCAGGTGCATCAGCGCCGGCTCGACGTCATCGCCAGCAACATCGCCAACGTAAACACGACGGGCTATCGCGGTTCGCGCGTGTTGTTTCAGGATTTGTTCTCACAGACGCTGCAGGGGCCCCGCGCGCCCGTTGGCGCCTTCGGCGGCAACAACCCGATGCAGATCGGACTCGGCGTGCGCCTGGGGTCCATTGACACGAACTTCCAGCAGGGCACGCTGCAAACCACCGGCGTCGCATCGGACCTCGCGATCCAGGGCGGCGGCTTCTTCGTCTTGAGCGATGGATCGGGCAATTACTATACCCGCGACGGTTCGTTCGACATCAACGCGAATGGTCAGCTCATCG encodes:
- the flgC gene encoding flagellar basal body rod protein FlgC; protein product: MLEAVSAKEIAVSGLKAQRTRMNLIANNIANALTPTTAKGGAFRRQLAILSGEGIKSGILPNKLGVKVERVMSDPSPFRQVYEPSNPYANADGYVEYPNVDLAVEMADLVSAQRAYEANIAVIVSSRRMAQKALEIIQV
- the fliG gene encoding flagellar motor switch protein FliG; the protein is MPPKALKELDGRTKAAVFLACLGPKNASRVLAKLSEDEIEQLTLDLSSLGAVEPEIREKVVEEFHQMYLANRYVTAGGVDYARNLLESALGPERAMEVLTKLQSSLTEVPFEFLKRADPSQICTFIQDEHPQTISLILAHLSPKVSSIVLSALPQDLRAEIIMRIASMDRTPPEIVREVERVLERKMASVFSQGFTFAGGVKEVAEILNNIDRGSEKSIMATLSERDPELAEEIARLMFTFDDVIKVDNSGIQKALREIDQRDLALALKTAGEDLANKILNNMSERARTMIREEMEYMGPVKLKNVEEAQQKIVNIIRRLEDAGEIVINRGGAGGGDEIVV
- the fliE gene encoding flagellar hook-basal body complex protein FliE — encoded protein: MADPLNISGITPGRIEIDPSKMRTPAPSSAPVEGKSFKDVLADSIGEVQRLQSEADTTIKKLVSGEIKDVTEAMVAVEKADVSFQTMMAVRNKIVAAYEEIMRMQV
- the fliJ gene encoding flagellar export protein FliJ, translating into MPKPWQKYAVLLRVRERQERLKAQALAAARRDVGRAQAQRDALAEEQQRVLVEAGNAAKRNVDAAKVQAFIHYERHIARLAVDKDAEIYSLKSTAEKRRAELEEAMKRRRVVERLNERERLAYRNHVLKEEQKLLDETASVQAALERRADRA
- a CDS encoding FliI/YscN family ATPase, whose translation is MPVSLERRMERVMAARPIAVYGKIVDVVGLTIEATGPPMHIGDLCYIRPPRNGETVPAEVVGFRGSRILLMPLGDIAGIAPNSLVEPTFRPQSVRVGLDLLGRVIGSMGNPLDGGPAPSGSSHVSLSMSPPSPLTRRRITEPLSTGVRSIDGCITVGKGQRVGILSGSGVGKSKLIGMIARNTSADVNVIALVGERGREVREFIEGDLGPHGLARSVVVVATSDEPALMRIKGALVATAVAEWFRDQGADVLLMMDSVTRFAMAQREVGLAVGEPPTTRGYPPSVYALLPKLLERAGTSDKGSITGIYSVLVEADDLNDPVGDAVRSILDGHISLSRALASRNHYPAVDVLESISRCMIDITPDTHRLLAGEIRKVLATYRDAEDLINIGAYVEGSNPEIDRAVRLMPAVRRFLQQGLNESTKFADIQAQLHKAVKG
- the fliF gene encoding flagellar M-ring protein FliF — protein: MLQFARQFLAGLVLAWDRLSASARVTVAVAFLFTVAIIAAMVTIGSRPQYVELYSGLSPQDMLAVQSRLDQEGVPWQLDASGKSIKVPLQHRSDMMVKIGGAGIVKSQGAAPGMELFDDTNLMQTQFTQDVNLMRAKTGELQNLLGRYSFIRAAYVSIGEAREEFFSADQLPIQANVTIDVAQNLTEEQVRAVINTVASSIAGLSKDHINLATTDGNLLKPLADNDFDSIASTKLDLARSERNHLKREAEAALREFGIRSVVTVMLDVDNTTKKETKEQIEKGVAVSTLKVKNQTNSSAASPSGPAGARANLPADAQNAGGESNSQTETQQLTNTEPSRTTTITESSPGKVTVTGATVIVEGKYEDELDAQGAATGKKTYVPPDKKKLETYQNLVATAVGVTVDKVKISDHPFELQQLAAATPAVAAAASPLSFGAVQLDGILKIVAVALLFFVVRFLALRATVRKAQMDDSVEIELPKASPEELRKREIATEVERVSQEQPEAVASLLRTWLSETEE
- a CDS encoding flagellar hook-length control protein FliK — its product is MQISTIEVRIEGVDPKPPAKKDGKEDAGIESAFAAFFADAQHDVRQKSVAKKTSSEDGDSAERAGSVAHDGAKPLRPAAEDAQEAAPDSEVESTPGGPASQAKAANAEVSDDAMSKVVVVSDGVKRSHVKYTVSKANAQAAIHVAASATAAATKTAANVMTTEGAPTVTLPQSNATVETAAKVPVTAPPQIAFPMNLAEMPVVEAELTVTPPPPKTIAEASTAKVDAATDVAQEGESIDVVPTVEANVSSDDAESDGEQPLGAGRERQPQVTVSKATTHAVTPPSESVKAERSPRAKPTPEVQPAETPVATTGEEAVTTKAVDVPPSAESAAKTPEAASKPEPQVIRNVTQLVVPDGSIVATQSTETRTEGTQASAQREVVVVEKVTVQALPEQAVRGVRYMAANGEHTMRIRLVPESLGEVRLEVIASKGEVSVKLSSASPAVREILQTHAQGLQTAIAQDNPGVVRVTVTPDVSNGAWLSGNAQRHSGQHEGGAQQRAGTPSSYHASKQDPPSASRRETAHAGNLNVYV
- the flgB gene encoding flagellar basal body rod protein FlgB gives rise to the protein MTETTVAFEGVSSVRLLQDAMRVCVQNHTVIANNIANADTPNFTPSKLDFQGTLQETLGGRGRFSLRKTQARHLDISREIPRFEHIALSSKNDYNKVDLEQEMADLSENTGKYTIYGSLLVKQFKQAKDMLAGLR